The DNA region AAAGGTTTGGACCAACAATTTCACGAACACGGTCCACTGCTTCCATAGCAGAATTATCAAAATTATCAATGATGGAAACATGAAACCCGTCTTTGAGAAGCTGAACAACAGTGTGAGCGCCAATGAAACCGGCCCCGCCGGTTACAAGTATCTTTTGCGATGAAGACGCCATATCTTGGAATAGGATAGATAGATAGAGTCCTGGGATTTTGATGTTTTGAGAAAGTTGAtagatttgaaatttgagttttgGATTTTATATACAGTAATGAAATATTATTAATTGCTATTTTTAGGTAATGGACAGAAAGTTGGATCTGGAATGATTTTGTTAGTTTTTACTGTAACTTTTTCTCTCTCTGTaatccatttttgttttgttaAATTTGGCGTGCTGTTAATTTAAGATAAGATTAGTATTTCTGTTTTGTATGTGAGTTCCATTTTTAGCTTCTAAATTGGATTGCCAAGTAAGCTTCTTTTCAAGTGTGCGTCACCATTAATAGAATTATTATGTCAAACCTAAGATGGTATGACGAAGACAAAGAATCAGATCGTAAGCATTCATTGTCGTAAATAATTTTTTGATTGGCATTTCAAAAAATTTCAACAACCTTGAAGATTAAAACTAAATCAATTACTTGTGAGTATTACACTCGTCTGATTAAAATTTGTATTGGAGTTATTACAGCTGAATTGATATCTGACGTCGTCACATGTAATTTTGAGTCGTAGAATTTAACAAACCTCCAACTCCAAGTACTTAATCTTATACAATGCAACTTGTTCTTTTGCAGTTTGCCGGTGATGATGAAGGAATGTTGTGTAAGTGAATCCATTGCATCTCTATACTTTACTTGCAGCGATTCTTTCAATTGCTTACCAAAATGATATATTTTGTAGTATTGATGTCAGTGTAGAACATATACTTTATCAGCAAGGCCGTCTTTGGAATCTGAAAATAGTTTTTATCTTGTTTGATTACTTGGCAGTAATTCTAGTAAGGTTTCTTTGATTTGAATGCTGGTTGCATCACAATCTAACCTCTTTTATTGAAAAATATGTTTTCTGAAATTATACAATACAATCTTGACATCcattattgtttatttatatacTGTCAATGCAGAGTGTTTACATTCTTAGTTAATCATAATAATTGTTGATCATTCAAGATGTTTGATATTTATCATAATTATCTTAAAAGTTATGTTGATGAATGGTTGTTACCAATTTAACAGTTAAACATCTTTTTGCATTTGAAAATTGTTTCATAATTTGTCATTCCAGTAATAAATAATTTGGTCTTGCACAtgaaaattgaaaataaaaatcCATCCTCCTTTATGTTTTCCCTAGCTTTCTTGCACTATCACTAAAAATGGCTATGAATAAAAAAcgttttttttaaattaatttgataatatatatatatatatatatatatatatatatatatatatatatatatatatatatatatatatgattgtTTGACATGTTTTTCAAACGAAAAAAATTAAGAAGCTAGAAACACAAATGATATATATTTTGGTTTGTTTTCTCCATCTGAATGGTATGTCTAGTCCTTTTTTAGAGGATTTTTTTTGTTATGTATCAAGATTTTTAATTACAAGTCTCACACGAAGATTATTCTTAATGAACACTTAATACTCATACTCTTTACAATGAACACTTAATATTCAAACAAGAAAGTACACCACTTTTTTATTTTATATCATCTTTCACCAAACACTGGTGAATTAAGAATCACACAAATTCTTAAAAGATGAAGAATAATCTTTTATAGGCCGAAGAATCCCAAACCTAACATGAAAATATAATCCTTATCAATATTATTTTTCAGAACAATATCACTTTAAAGCTCAGGAATTTCGAGTTTCAGAATGTTTGATAAAATTTTCAATAGTCAAAAATTTGAATAACCACTTATAAATGTGTAAATTTCTTATGTAAAAGTTAAAAGTGTTTAGAAATTAAACAAGAATTTATAGACTTTAAGAAGACACCATGAATCATTATTATACTTTGAAGAGGTATGATGAACCACTGCACAACTTGAATAATGCATAAAAAGACATTAGTTCGTGAAAAAATAGGTTGTCAGACTGATGTAATCGATTACATGTTTTTAATGTGAGAAAAAAATACATATCCAACATCATGTAATCGATTAAACATatatggtaatcgattaccattgTGTTTTTACCTCTTTTATGTTGAAAATAAGTTACACCAACATGTAATTGATTATGTATGATAATATATTACCATACTTATTTTTATCTTCTCTTTTTGTATGTTGGAAACAAGTTATTTTTTGATTTTATAAGTTTTTATAAGTCTTGAAGTGATATTTGAACTTAAAAGGTAATCTATCAAATGTAAAGACAAATACTTTAAAGACGTTTGACTTTAACTAATGAGTTTGTCATTTTGTGCTTTTGATATTTAAGGTCCTTTCATTTTTCTTATTTGTTGATATGGTTGTATTTATAAAATTCAACCAAGATTATAAGAGACACCTTCTCCACAATCtccctctttttgatgatgaaaaacTACATCGTTTGATAGTTTTTGTTTAGCATTTGATACTGATGACTTCTCGATAAGTGTACCGATAATTTCGCAATAGTAAAAAGATCGAACCCACAGGGACTACCTTCAAGCAAGACAATATGTGTGCAATATATAGAAAACTAGTAAGAAGGCGTTTTCAAGTTTCagtgcgaaaagtaaataaacgaTTAAACAATATCATAAAAGAGGTTAGGTTGTGTTCTATAATCCCCTACTTCTCTATTGTTGATAAttgatgtcatgtatgaatgaTCTTATCACCATAACACCGAAACGAATTACCAAAATCGTTATAGtcgatccctcacgaaataactcaaTAATCACTACTCGGAGCTTTCTATCTCTAGTCCACCAGCGTAAGCATGGTTAGACGATGTATAAAACGTTAATTTCCTATGCCTCTACTCGGGTTCTCCTATTTCTATTCAACCAATATAAGTACAACAATTTCCTAGGTTtaacacatagactaatggtcatTATTCCCTATAtgcccaaaatcagattaaaagagtatctcacataaaaagcattatgaaaaagaagcaattgaatgacattatagatcaaaaggttcatatAGTGGttaaatcaacatagaatccaacaatatagAAATATGTGTGAGTGCGACTTCCGTTAGAtatgttttgtatgatgtcaaaattACGATACTTTAACATTAATGTATATTGGAGGGTATCCTCGGATTCTTTATGTGCATCATAGCATTAGGAAGCATATAAGTATTTAGAAACAACTTAGAAAAGGTCTTGCACGtgaaaattgaaaataaaaatcCAACCTCCTTTATGTTTTCCCTAGCTTTCTTGCACTATCATTAAAAATGGGTACGAATAAAAAAAGctttttaattaatttgataaCATATATATAATTGTTTGACAtggtttttaaacaaaaaaaatataagaagctagattttttttatttaagtGCTTATTTATGACAATTTACTTTAGTGGTGGCTGGTTTGTGAAGTTAtaattaatccaaaaataataataagtaaAATGTGGAATATAAAATGTAAGGGAGAAGAGAAACACAAACCATATATATTTTGGTTTGCTTTCTTCAACTGAATGGTATATCTAGTCCCTTTTTTTTATTAGAGAAATTTTCACTATGTATCAAGATTTTTAATTACAAGCCTCATATCAAGACTCTGAACAATGAACACTTAATACACTGACTCTTCATAATGAAAACTTAATACCCAAGCAAGAAAGCACACCACTTTCTATTTTATATCACCTTTCACCAAACACTGATGAATTAAGAATCACATTAATTCTTAAGAGATGAAGAATAATCTTTTATAGGTTGCAAAATTCCAAACCTAACATGAAAATATAATCCTTAACAATATTACTTTTCAGAATAATATCACTTTAAGACTCAGAACTTTCGGATTTCAGAGTGTTTGATAAAATTTTCAATACTTGAAAATTTGAATAACCACTTATAAATGTGTAAATTAAACAAGGATATATATTCTCGTTTGCTTTCTCCAACTGAATGGTACATCTAGTCCCTTTTTTTATTAGAGGATTTCTCACTATGAATCAAGATTTTTAATTACAATCTTCATATCAAGACTCTTCACAATGAACACTTAATACTCAAACAAGAAAGCACACCACTTTCTATTTTACATAATCTTTCATGATACACTATGATGAACTAAGAATCACATTAAATCTTAAGAGATGAAGAATAATCTTTTATAGACTGAAGAATCCAAAACCTAACATTAAAATATAATCCTTATCAATATCACTTTTCAGAATAATATCATTTTAAGGCTCAAAACTTTCAGATTTCAGAATATTTGATAAAATTTTCAATACTTGAAAATTTGAATAACCACTTATAAATGTGTAAATTTCTTATGCAAAAGTTATTTTTTGATTTTATAAGTTTTTATAAGTCTTGAAGTGATATTTTAACTTAAAAGGTAATCTATCAAATGTAAAGAGAAATACTTTAAAGACGTTTGACTTTAACTAATGAGTTTGTCATTTTGTGCTTTTGATATTTAAGGTCCTTTCATTTTTCTTATTTGTTGATATGGTTGTATTTATAAAAATTTAACCAAGATTATAAGAGACACCTTCTTCACAATCtccctctttttgatgatgaaaaacTACATCGTTTGATAGTTTTTGTTTAGCATTTGATACTGATGACTTCTCGATAAGTGTACCGATAATTTCGCAATAGtaaaaagatcgaatccacagGGACTACCTTCAAGCAAGACAATATGTGTGCAATATATAGAAAACTAGTAAGAAGGCACTTTCGAGTTTCagtgcgaaaagtaaataaacgaTTAAACAATATCATAAAAGAGGTTAGGTTGTGTTCTATAATCccctatttctctattgttgatgaTTGATGCCATGCATGAATGATCTTATCACCATAAGACCACAacgaattaacaaaaccgttatagttgatccctcacgaaataactcaaTAACCACTACTCGGAGCTTTCTATCTCTAGTCCACCAGCATAAGCATGGTTAGACGATGTATAAAACGTTAATTTCCTATGCCtctactcggggtctcctattTCTATTCAACCAACATAAGTACAACAATTCCCTAGGTTtaacacatagactaatggtcatTATTCCCTATAtgcccaaaatcagattaaaatagtatctcacataaaaagcattatgaacaagaagcaattgaatGACATTATAGAAGGTCATAGTTCGAAAGTACATTTGTTAAAGGAACAAAATACAAGACAAATGCAAATTAAACAGCTGGTTTCCTGGCCTGAAGCTCTTCTAGTTCCTCATTGAATCTCTTCAGTAACCCTTTACAGAGCAGAATGAAATTGATTATGGATGGAGGAGTGCTATCTTCTTTCAACTCTTCGACTGCGTCTCTCAACTTCCATGGTAATTCTTTAGCCGCCCAATTACAGAACCCTACTAGCCCATCGAGTTTTGCACGAAATTTATCCCTATCTCCTTGTAAGAAGtctatggtcttcttaaaggattcataatccTCAATCACATAGTCTCGCTCTTTCAACCATATGGAGTTGTCTTGGCGTAGTGACTCTAGCTGGTTCTTTCAATAGTTGTCAGACTCCCTTGCATCTCATACTTCTCTACACTTTTCCTCCCATATCATGGGTGAAACCCTAGAAGCTTCGGTGGCTATATTCTTGAGTCGACACTCCTGATCTACTTCAGCCTTTGCATGACGAACAAAATTGGTGAGCTCTtttatctgagccccaagtgtatcCCTTATCATCTTGTTTTCCTTCGTGGTTAGATGCCACCAACGctcattgtcttgacattctttctgaGCTTGTCGTAGTTGACCCTTAAGAGTATCTAAACAATGATCATCTTTCTCTAATCCCACTTTGATCTTTTTCCTCTTATGCTCCTCCTTGTTGAACTTTTCAACATGGGCTTGAAGTTGTGCCTATTTTCTCTCAAGCTCCCACTTCATATTGTTTTTCTCATTGATGGTTTGTTGGAGTTTCATCTGcaactcttcattctctttttctaaCCTTGCCATGGTGGTCTTAAGTTCCTCCACTTCTTCAATAGGgacatgggtgagcttaggttcagGAAGAGGTACAGGTGCTCGAATAACTAATGGCATTTTGATCATCTCcaccctttcctttacccactggaaatatggttcttttgtaatccGATTTGCTCTCCCTAAATCAACTTTCCCCTTTCGATTGACATTCTTACAAGCTTCTTTGATTCGTTGGGATAAGCTAGGATTCTCAACCCCAAAGTCAAGTaacaagaaagcttccaaagaTTTTGCCTCTGGAGGACCTTCCATTGGGTAGCCAAGTTGTCTGAGTGATAGAATCGGGTTAGCATTCACACACCCTTGAGCTCCAATAAGTGGTAGATTAGGGAAATCCCCATAGCTGAATATGATGTCTACGTTGATGTATTATTTGGAGTACCAAGAGAGATCCTCAGATCGGAGTGATCCCAATCTCTGAGGCCAACTAACATTTGTTTGTTCAACCCAAGCACCTGTCTTCGGAAGATGTTCTAGAAACCACTGATATAATAAAGGAgaacaacaagcaatcaatcccTTCTTCTTAGTATACCTATGACTTATGTAATAGTAGACATCGGCTAATAAAGTGGGTACTGGGTTTCCAGTAAGGAAAACACAAATGGCAGCCATGTCTACGAAACCATCCATATTCGGGAACAGGACGACACCATAGATGGCCAACGCAATAGCAGAGTAACAAGCATCCCAACTTTCTGCTTTCAATAGGGTATGAGCTCTTTCTAAGAGAAAATTTAGCAAAAATCCCTTGGTATTCCCTTTGGTCTCTAGGTTAGCCTCCACCTCCTTTTCATCCATGTGAAGCATGCTAGCAATGGTCTCAAGGGGAAAAGATTCATCTGTCCCTTCAAATAATGGCTTGTTCTTCATAGGAATCCTAACAAGACGCTCGAATTCTTCCAACGTCGGCACTAGCTGGAAGTCCTGGAATAtgaagcatcttaaaggtagGTCATAGAATTGGGCCAAAGTGATTAAAGTTGTATGGTCCACTTGTTGATTGAGGATGCTGAGCAGATTGCCATAATTCTTCCCAAAGTTGATTCTGTATACCGGGTGCATCTGAGAGACCAAGTCACATAAGCTCTTTAGATCGGGATCCTTGAACTTGAAAGAgtaaatgtttcttttgcttgattccatgtttcttgaattcctgcaactcatgatactcagattccttggaaataaaataatatgaatgttATGCTATGAATGATATTATGTGTGCCACATGTAGGTTAATATACAGGTTGTGAGAGTGGGTATTCTTGGTTACTAAACAAAAACCTTTTGGGAGGAT from Lathyrus oleraceus cultivar Zhongwan6 chromosome 1, CAAS_Psat_ZW6_1.0, whole genome shotgun sequence includes:
- the LOC127097747 gene encoding uncharacterized protein LOC127097747, with translation MESSKRNIYSFKFKDPDLKSLCDLVSQMHPVYRINFGKNYGNLLSILNQQVDHTTLITLAQFYDLPLRCFIFQDFQLVPTLEEFERLVRIPMKNKPLFEGTDESFPLETIASMLHMDEKEVEANLETKGNTKGFLLNFLLERAHTLLKAESWDACYSAIALAIYGVVLFPNMDGFVDMAAICVFLTGNPVPTLLADVYYYISHRYTKKKGLIACCSPLLYQWFLEHLPKTGAWVEQTNVSWPQRLGSLRSEDLSWYSK